The genomic DNA GCTACGAGGTGCTGTGCGACGGGATCTGCGACGCGGTGGTGCTCACGTTCTTCGAGCGCCAGCGCGACGAGGCCGGCCGGAGCGCCCCCTGGCTCGCCCGCCAGCGTCGCAAGATCGAGGGCGGGCTGGCCGAGATCGCGCGGCTCCTCGGCGACCGCGACTGGACAGTGGGCGACCGGTTCACGCTGGGCGACATCGCGGCGGGCACCGTCACCGGCTACCTCTCCGTCCGGTTCCCCGAGCTGGACTGGCGCGCCCGGCATCCGAACCTCGCCCGGCTCAGCGATCGCCTGGAAGCCCGTCCGTCGTTCGCGGACTCCGTGCCCTACGCGCAGACGATCACGGATCGCGTCGTCTGACCGCGAAAGTCATGCGCCGTCGCTCCCGCCCATTGCCGAGCGTACCCTCCCGGCCTAGCTCCTGCGCGGCCATCAGAGCCTGCGCGGCCCCTGCCGCGACCTGAGACGGACGGAGACACCCCGAGATGCCCTTCGCTTTCTGCCGGTCCCTTCCCCTCGCCGCCCTGGCGCTCGCCGCGGCCACCGTGCCCGGCTACGCCCTGGAGGTGACGCGCTCGGCCGACATCGCCGCGCCGCCGGCCAAGGTGTGGCAGACCATCGGCGAGTTCTGCGGCATCGGCGACTGGCACCCCGCCATCGAGAAGTGCGTCCTGTCGGACAAGGACGGCATGAAGGTCCGCACCCTCAGCCTCAAGGGCGGCGGCACCATCAAGGAGGAGCAGGTCTCCCGCGACGACAAGGTGATGAGCTACACCTACACGATCCTGGAGAGCCCGCTGCCGGTCTCGGACTACAAGTCGACCCTCTCGGTCGCCCCCGCCGGCTCCGGCTCGAAGGTGACCTGGACCGGGACCTTCAACGCCAAGGGCGCGCCGGACACGGTCGCCACCGACGCGATCCAAGGCATCTACGATTCCGGCCTGAAGGCCCTCGCCGACAAGGCCAAGTAAGCCCCGTCACGATTCGGAGCGCGCCGCCGGTGCAGGATGCCGGCGGCGCGCACCAAGTCCCTCCGACGCCAGCGGAATCGCGCGTTTCACGCGTTCCCTGCCCCGCGTTCCGAGCCCCTTCGGCATGTGGCCGGGGCGATTGACCCACTGCCAAGCTCGGCCCAAAACCTCGGCGGCGCGGCCCCTCGCGCCCCAACAGGATGATCGCCGTGCCCGCGTCCCGTCTCCCGATGCGCCTCAGCCTCGTCGCCCTCGCCGTCGCGGCGCTGGGCGCCTGCCAGCAGCGCGCCACGCCCGCGGTCACGGAACCCGCGCCGGTCATCCCGGCCCCCCTGTCCCTGCCCACCGGCAGCGGCTGCGGCCCGGAGATCGCGCGCACCAAGGCGATCGTCGACAGCGACGTGGCCACCGGCAATCTCAACAAGCCGGTGGGCGACCGCTTCAACGCCGACCTCGCCCACGCCGCCGCCGAGTGCTCGGCCGGCAAGTCGGGCGAGGCCCTGCACCTGCTCGCCGCCGCCAAGAGTCGCTACGGCTATCGCTGAGCCGACGCCGCCCGCGCGGCGGGCTCCGGCACGATCCCCGGGACCGCGCGGAGCTCCGCGGCGAGGAAATCCGCCAGCAGCCGCACCCGCGCGATCGCGGCCCGCTCGGGCACGATCAGCAGGCTGAGCGGCACCGACGGCAGGGCGTAGTCCGGCAGGACCGCCTCGAGCCGGCCGTCGGCGAGGCAATCCGCGACGAGCCAGCGGTGCGCGGGCGCGATGCCCCGCCCGGCCAGGACAGCCGCCCGCGCGGCCAGCCCGTGATCGACCCGGAGGCGGCCGCCGAAGGGCACCGCGCGACGCCCGGCCTCCGGTCCTTCGAGGACCAGGGTACCGCTCCCGGCCACGTTCGTCATGCGGATCCCCTCGTGGCCGACGAGATCCTCCGGCGTCAGGGGCCGGCCGCGCGCCGCCAGGTAGGCGGGGGCGGCGACGAGCCGACGCTCCGACCGCCCGACGGCCCGCAGTCTCAGCGCGCTGTCGGCCAGGGGACCCAGGCGGATCGCCAGATCCATGCCCTCGCGGACGAGATCCACGCGCTCGTCGGTGAGGCTCAGATCCACCGAGATGTCGGGGTAGCGATCCTGGAACGCGAAGACGATGGCGCCGACGTGGAGGACGCCCAGCGCCGCCGTGCACGACAGGCGGACGGTGCCCGCCGGGGCGTGCCGCCGGTCCCGCGCCTCGGCGCCCGCCTGCTCGACGAGGTGCAGGATGCGCAGGCTGTTCTCGTAATAGGCCAAGCCCTCGGCCGTCAGGGCGAGGCGCCGCGTCGTCCGGCTGATCAGGGCGACGCCGAGGGCGTCCTCGAGTTCGCGCAGGTGCCGGGTGATCGTCGATTGCCCGACCCCGAACTCGCGCGCCACCGCCGACAGGCTGCCGCGCTCGGCCACCCGGACGAAGCTGCGCATGCGCTCCAGGGTGACGTCGGATCTATCCATTCCGCGGCATAATCCTATCCGGACGCCTCACGTACCGGAACGATCGGCCCTGGGCTAGCAGGGGGTCCCGCGCCACGACGGAGCCCGCACCATGAACACCCTGATCGTCTTCGCCCATCCGGAGCCGCGCTCCCTCTGCGGCGCGCTCCGGGACGAGACCGTGGCCGCGCTGGCGGCGCAGGGCCACGCGGTCGCAGTGTCCGATCTCTACGCCATGAACTGGACCGCGGCGGTCGACCGCGCGGACTTCCCGGACCTCGCCCCCGAGGCGCGCCTCCGCGTGCCGGCCGCCTCGGGGCAGGCCGCCGCGGCCGGCCGCCTGACCGAGGACGTGGTTGCCGAGCAGGCCAAGCTCCTCTGGGCCGATCAGCTGATCCTGCTGTTCCCGCTCTGGTGGTTCGGCCTGCCGGCGATCCTCAAGGGCTGGATCGACCGGGTCTACGCGCACGGCTTCGCCTACGGCGTCGGCGAGCACAGCGACCGCCGCTGGGGCGACCGCTACGGCGAGGGCCGCCTCGCGGGCCGGCGCGCCATGCTGATCGTGACCGCGGGCGGCTGGGAGGAGCACTATTCCGCGCGCGGGATCAACGGGCCGATCGACGACCTGCTGTTCCCGATCCAGCACGGGATCCTGCACTATCCCGGCTACACGGTGCTGCCGCCCTTCGTCGTCTACCGGGCCGACGGACTCGACGCGGCCGCGTTCGCGGCCGTCGCGGAGCGCCTGCGGGACCGCCTGTCCGCGCTCGCGACGACGCCCCCGATCCCGTTCCGGCGGCAGAATGGCGGCGACTACCTGATCCCCGGCATGCAGCTCCGGCCGGGGCTGGAGGCGCCGGGCGCGCGCGGCTTCGCCCTCCACCGCGACGGCACGTGACCGGCGCGGGCGGGGCGTTCAGATCACGAACAGCAGGTTCAGACCGGCGCGCCGGAAACCGTCCTCGGCGATCTTCAGATCGAGCCCGTAGGACGCGATGTCGTCCGCCACCGGGTCGAGGGCCGGCGCGCGGTGCTGGTGGAGGTGCTTGATGTAGCTGTGGCAGGTCGTGCAGGTCTCGACCTGGACGTCCTTCGAGACCTCGTCGAGCCCGTAATAGCTCACGCCCTCGCCGTCACCGCAGGCGGTGCAGCGGATCCGGACGTGGTTCCAGTACGTGCCGCAGAGCGAGCAGCTGAGATAGCGAGCCTTGTCGGCGGGGGTCCAGGAGACGATGACGCTCGCCACCGGCGCGCCGCCGCAGCACGGGCAGACGCCGTCCGCCACGGGCTTCAGCGTCTTCGTGTCGAGGCGCGCGGCCTGCCCGGCGAGGCGCACCTGCAGCGCGGCCGAGACGAACACGCATTCCGCGATCCGGTCCACCGGCAGCGCGCCCTCGAAGACCTGAACGGCGAGATCGAGGCGATCCTCGCGGGAGGCGGCCCGGAGGGCGTCCCGCGCCGCGGCCGAAGCCTCGGGCGCGGTCGAGAGATCGAGCTCGGCCAGCAGCGCCAGGAGGGACGCGTCGAGATCCGGATCGGCCTCGAGGCTGTGCCGCGACAGCGGCGGCATGCCGTGCTCGCTCCGCAGCGCCTGATCGGCGGCATCCGGCACCGCCGGGGCCGGGAACCGCGCCTGGATCACCGACTGGGCCCGGGCGATCTCTGCGACGAAGCGGAGATAGGCCTCCAGCGGGTGCCCGGGCGCGGCCTCCACAAGGCGCGCGGCCCGGTCGGCGAACAGCCCGGTGGGATCGGGCAGGCGGACGAACGGCACCGAGCCCGAGATCCCGATCTTGTCGGGATCGGGCTTCAGCTCGCTGAAATCCCGGCGGCGGGGCTTCGGGGCCTCGGCGGGTGTCGGGGTCTTGTCCGCGGCCGGAACCGCGGGTTTACGCTTGAAGAAGTTGGCCAAGACTCAGGATCCGCGCTTGTCCACCGAGCCGTGGCGCGCCTTGCCGCCCGCGATCTGCCGGAACCACTTGCGGTGATGCCGGTAGGCCCAGCCGCCCGTGACCGTCCCGCGGACCATCGCCCGGCCGGTGCCGCGCACCCAGATGCCGGCGTAGATGTGCACCACGATGATCGCGATGGCGATCACGGCGGCGAGCGAATGGGCGAGCAGCGCCCAGCGCTGGGTCTCGATCGAGGTGAGGCCGCCGAAATAGGTGTTCCAGATCACGAGGCCGGTGACGAACATCACGCCGATCAGCGCGGTCTGGCCCCAGAACACGCCCTTCTGGCCGGCATTGTACTTGCCGAGCTCCGGCAGCCGGTCGTCGCGGTTGGTGACCACGTCGCCGATGTGCTTGGTCCACTCGACATCGTCCTTGTTGGGGATGTTGAGCTTCCAGAAGCGCACGAACAGGAAGAAGAAGCTGACCGCCAGCGCCACGCCGAACCACGGGTGGATCGCCCGGGTCGCCTGCCCGCCGCCGAACAGGCCGGTCAGCGAGAACAGGTAGGGCGTGAACATCGCCAGACCCGACAGGGTCAGCAAGGTGAACAGGATCGCGGTGATCCAGTGGTTCACCCGCTGCACGCCGGTGTAGCGCGGGACGTACATCACCTCCGGTGCCGCGGACTTGGCGTGGTGGAGGGGGCGGGGATCGCCGTCCCGGATGTCGCTGTGGATCGTCATCGGCCTTCTCGCGCCTGATGCGGTGCCGGCCCCGCATCACGGCGGAGGTGGCTCTGAGCTTCGAGATAGGGTGGGGCGGCTGCACCGTCTCCACCCTGTCGCTTTCGGATCTGCGCTCCTCCCTCCCACGCGGTACGGGAGGGCCGGCCCTGCGTCAGCAGGGGTCGGGAGAGGGCAACCCGGGTTCAGGGAAGGGCGCGACCAGCACGACGGGCAGAGGTCTGTTCTGCACCGTCGCTCCCCTGTCCTATCCGCTTCGCGGGTCTCTCTCCCCTGCAGAGGGGGAGGGAGACCGTTGGGTCAGTGCGGCCGGATCTCGCCGCCGCCATTCTCCCGGCGCTTGGCCTCGTCGTACTCGACCGCCTCTTCCTCCTCCTCGGGCACGACCTCGTTCGGGCCGGCCGTGACGTAGTGGAAGAAGCCCGCCACTGCCGCGAAGCCCATCGCGGCGAGACCGAACACCTTGGCGCCGCCCTTCCAGAAGGCGACCAGCGGCGAGATCTTCGGGTCGTTCGGCAGACCGGCATAGAGGCTCGGCTGGTCGGCGTGGTGCAGCACGTACATGACGTGCGTGCCGCCGACCCCGGCCGGGTCGTAGAGACCCGCCTTGTCGAACCCGCGCGACTTCAGGTCCTCGACGCGGTCGTGGGCCTGATCGATCATGGCCTGCTTGGTGCCGAACATGATCGAGCCGGTCGGGCAGGCCTTGGCGCAGGCCGGGGCCTGACCCACCGCCACCCGGTCCGAGCACAGGGTGCACTTGTACGCCTTGTGGTCGGTCTGGCTGATGCGCGGGATGTTGAAGGGGCAGCCCTTCACGCAGTAGCCGCAGCCGATGCAGTTCTCCTCGATGAAGTCGACGATGCCGTTGGAGTACTGCACGATCGCGCCGGGCGACGGGCAGGCCTTCAGGCAGCCCGGCTCGGTGCAGTGCATGCAGCCGTCCTTGCGGATCAGCCATTCGAGGTTGTTGGTCTCCGGGTTCTCGTACTCGGTGAACCGCATCAGCGTCCACGACTTCGGCGTGAGGTCGTGAGGGTTCTGGTAGGTGCCCGTGTTGACACCGATGTCGTCGCGCAGGTCGTTCCACTCCTCGCAGGCCGACTGGCAGGCCTTGCAGCCGATGCACTTCGACACGTCGATGAGCTTGGCGACCTCCACCTGGCGGCGGATCTCCGGCGGCGTCTCCGTGGAGGCGGAGCGCTGGCGGATGTCGAGGGAGCTGTAGTCAGCCATGTCTGCCGCTCCCCCTTACGCGACCGCGTCCGACGGAGGCGTGGTCGGCTCGATGTTCACGAGCCAGGCCTTGAACTCCGGCGTCTCGGTGTTCGCGTCGCCGACGACGGGCGTCAGCGAGTTCGGGTGCCATCCTTTCTTGGTGTGGCCCATGAAGCCCCAGTGCTGCGGGATGCCGACGACGTGGACGGGCTTGCCGTCGCAGATCAGGGGCTTGATCCGCTTCGTCACCACCGCCTTGGCCTTGAGCGAGCCGCGCTTCGACCAGACGCGGACCCAGCCGCCCTTGGCGATGCCCTTCTCCTTGGCGAGCTCCTCCGAGATCTCCACGAAGGCCTCCGGCTGGAGGATCGCGTTGATCCGGGCGTGCTTGGTCCAGCCGTGGAAGTGCTCGGTCAGGCGGTAGCTCGTCGCCGCGTAGGGGAACTCCTTCGCGTCGCCGAGATCGGCCAGATCGTCCTTGAAGATGCGGGACGCGGGCGCGCCCTTGATCTTCGGGAAGGCGAGGTTGGCCACCGGCGACTCGAAGGGCTCGTAGTGCGCCGGGAACGGCCCGTCGCGCATGAGACCGCGAGTCCACAGGCGGGCGACGCCCTCCTGGTTCAGGATGAACGGGCCGACGCCCTTATCGGGGGCGACGGTGACGCCGTAGTCCGGCACGTCGAAGCCGATCCACTGCTTGCCGTTCCACTCGATGAGCTTCTTCTTCTCCGACCACGGGCGACCCTCGGGGTCGCACGAGGCGCGGTTGTAGAGCACGCGCCGGTTGGCCGGCCACGCGAAGGCCCAGTTCGGCGCGATGCCGCGGTCGCCGGGGTCGGTGTTGTCCCGGCGGGCCATCATGTTGCCCTTCTCGGTGTAGCAGCCCGAGTAGATCCAGCAGCCGCAGGCGGTGGTGCCGTCGTCCTTGAGCTGGGCGAAGCCGTCGACCTGCTTGCCCGCCGGGATGATGGTCCCGTTGAGGTCCGGCGTCGGCGCCAGCGTGTAGCCGTTGAGCTCGCGGGCGAGCTCGGTCGGCGTCGGTGCCTCGGCGATCGCGTAGTCCCACTTCAGATTGACGATCGGGTCCGGGAAGGCCCCGCCGTCCTTCTTGTAGGCCGCCTTCATGCGGAGGAAGATCTCCGACATGATCTCGATGTCCGAGCGGCACTCGCCCGGCGCGTCCTGCGCCTGCCAGTGCCACTGCAGCCACCGGCTGGAGTTCGACAGCGAGCCTTCCTCCTCCACGAACAGGGTGGTCGGGAGCTCGAACACCTCGGTCTGGATCTTGGTCGGGTCGACGTCGTTGTACTCGCCGTGGTTCTCCCAGAACCGGGCCGTCTCCGTCTTGAGCGGATCCATCACCACGATGAACTTCATCTTGGAGAAGGCTTCCGTCATCTTGGCGCGATTCGGGAACGACAGCAGGGGGTTGAAGCCCTGGATGACGTAGCCGGTCATCTTGCCCTGCTTGGCGAGCTCGAACCCGCGCAGCACGTCGTAGGTCGGCACATCGAGCTTGGGCAGGTAGTCGTACGCCCAGTCGTTCTCCTTGGTGGCCTTGTCGCCCCACATCGCCTTCTGGAACGAGACGAAGAACTTGTTGTAGTTCTGCCAGTAGCTCGTCTGTCCGGGCCGCAGCGGCTTGAACTGCCGCTTGGCGATGTAGCTGGCGTAGTCGGGCTCCTTCTCCACCGGGATGTTCAGGTACCCGGGGATGAGGTTCGACATCAGCCCGATATCGGTCAGCCCCTGGATGTTGGAGTGACCGCGCAGGGCCTGCATGCCGCCGCCGAGCACGCCGATGTTCCCGAGCAGCGTCTGCACGATGCACATCGAGCGGATGTTCTGCGAGCCCTTGGAGTGATGGGTCCAGCCGAGCGCGTAGAGCGAGGCCATCGACTTCTCGGGGGAAGCCGTCGTCGCCATCAGCTCGCAGACCTTCAGGAAGGTCTCCTTGGGCGAGCCGCAGATCTTCTCGACCATCTCGGGCGTGTAGAGCGAGACGTGCTTCTTCAGGAGCTGCATCACGCAGCGCGGATGCTGCATCGTCTCGTCGACCACGGCGTAGCCGTCGGGGCCGATCTCGTAGTCCCAGGTGGTCTTGTCGTAATCGCGCTTGTCCGCGTCGTAGCCCGCGAACAGACCCTCGCTGAAGTCGTAGCCCTCGCGGACCACGTACCCGGCGTTGGTGTAGGCGGAGACGTAGCGGTGCTGCAGCTTGTCGTTGTCGAGCAGGTACTTGGCCACGCCCGACAGGAACGCGATGTCGGTCCCCTGCCGGATCGGGCAGTAGAGATCGGCCACCGACGCCGTGCGGGTGAAGCGCGGATCGACGACGATCAGCTTGGCATTGTTATGGGCCTTCGCCTCCACGACCCACTTGAAGCCGCAAGGGTGCGCCTCGGCGGCATTGCCGCCCATCACGGTGATCACGTCCGCGTGCTTGATGTCCATCCAGAGGTTGGTCATCGCACCGCGTCCGAAGGAGGGCGCCAAACTGGCGACCGACGGACCGTGTCAAACTCTGGCCTGGTTATCGAAGACCAGGGCCCCCATGCTTCGGACTGTCTTGTAGGTCAGCCAGGCCGTCTCGTTGGTGGTGGCCGAGGCCCCGAGGAACCCCATCGTGGTCCACCGGTTGACCGTGAGGTCGCCGTTCTTGGCCACGAAGTTCTTGTCCCGATCCTCCTTCATGAGCTTCGCGATCCGGTCGAGGGCGAAGTCCCAGGAGACGCGCTTGAACTCCGAGGAGCCCGGGGCGCGATGAAGCGGGTACTTGGTGCGGGTGTCGGCGTGCACGAAGTCGAGCAGCGCCGAGCCCTTCGGGCAGAGCGTCCCGCGGTTGATCGGGTGGTCGGGGTCGCCCTCGATGTGCATCACCGAGGAGCGCGCGTTCTTCGAACGGTCGCCGAGGCTGTAGAGGATCACGCCGCACGCGACCGAGCAGTACGGGCACGTGTTGCGGGTCTCGCGCATCTGCGCGAGCTTGAACGGCCGCACGGCGGCCGCCATCGCGGGCTCGAGTCCGCCGAACCCGAGCGCGCCCAGCGAGCCGCCCGCGAGGCCGGCGCCGGCCCCCTTGAGCAGGCCACGCCTTGAGACCTGGACCGTCATCTCCGCTCCGTAAAAGCGATCTGGTATAATTCCAGGGTGTCCCAAAAAAGCGTGCGCGAGGCAAGTGCGGTTGCGTGACACAGCAAGTCGCCGTGTCTCAGTCGAAGCAACACGTTTTCCGCACCGGCATCATCCTGCATGAAGACGGTTATTTTTACTTGCTTGGATTTGCCGGGTTCGAGCCCGACGGGCTGGCGGTGCGATGCTCCAGGGGCGCCTGCGGCTCGGTGGCGGAGGAGCCGCCGGGCTGGGCCGGCGGGACCGGACGGTCGGCGTTCTCCTTGATCGAGCGGCCGCCCGGATCGGGCGCGTCCTTGGCGGCCGACTGCTCCCGCGGGACCGGCGCCTGGCTCCAGCCGTCCTGCGCGCTGCGGGATTTGTCGCCCATCGCGTCGACGCCCTTGATCTCGCCCGGCTTCGTCTGCGCGAGGCAGGGCGAGGCGGCCGTCGCCGCGCAGAGGAGCACCGACATCATCAGGGGGATCGAGCGGGACACGGGGGGCTCCTGGCAGCGGGGAATGCCCGGGCAACGTAGCCTTCGCCGCCGCAGTTCCGAGCTGCGACACCGTCCCGGCACCGGGCATCCGGATCACGGGCCCGCATCGCGTTGGGATCCGGTGCCGGCGGTGACGGCTCCTTAACCAAACCTTGCAACCGTGCGTCTCCACAGGTGCGAGGATCTCCCGGTCATGTCGAAGCCGCATCCCGAGCGCCCCTCCGAGACCGAGCGGAGCGTCGACGCGCCGCCGCTCAGCCCCGGCATCCGGCGCCATCTCGGCCAGAACCTGCGCACGCTCCTCACCGACACGCTCTCGGCCCCGGTCGACCAGCGGCTGGAAGCGCTGATCGACCGGCTCGGCAAGCCGAAGCGCTGACGCGGACCGGCGCCGTCCGGCCAGTCCGCCGGGACGACCGGGATCGCCGCCGCGCGGTCCACGGCCCGTGCGCAGTGCCGGCAGGACACCGCCGACGCGCCGGACGCCACCGGATGTGCGCCAGAACACTTGAGATTGTTCGTTCTGAGAAACCCGGTTCCGCGCACCGATTCTTCTCCAGGGGCGTCGACGGAGAGAAGATCCATGCGTTCTGCCGACCTACCGCCCTGACTTCCCTTGCCTTTCCAGCCCGATCGTCGATCTTGATCGCGCTAAGCCACCGCGCGGATCCGCATCCGAGACTTGACTTCGTTCGATAAAACGAACGATTTCGGGTGTCTCGGGGACGCCTGTCCCCTGCGTCGCAACCGCGGATGGCTGGGGGATCGGACGTGATGACGAACGCTGCAGGTCGGGGTCGGATGGCTCGGGCGATCGGGCTCTCCCTTCTGGCCGGAGCCGGCCTGCTGGCCTGCGCGCTGCCGGCCGCCGCCGAGACCGCGCTTCTCAACGTCTCGTACGATCCGACCCGCGAGCTCTACCGCGAGATCAACGCCGCCTTCACGGAGGCGTGGAAGGCCAAGACCGGCGAGGCCATCACGGTGCGGGCCTCGCACGGCGGCTCGGGCGCGCAGGCGCGCACGGTGATCGACGGCGTCGACGCCGACGTGGTCACCCTCGGCATCCCGTCCGACATCGACGCGATCGCCAAGCTCACCCGCAAGATTCCGGAGGATTGGCGCAGCAGGCTGCCGAACCAGGGGACGCCCTACACCTCGACGGTGGTGTTCCTCGTCCGCAAGGGCAACCCGAAGGGCGTCAAGGACTGGGACGACCTGGTCAAGCCCGACGTGAAGGTGATCACGCCGAATCCGAAGACCTCGGCGGGCGGGCGCTGGAACTTCCTCGCCGCCTGGGGCTACGCCTACGGGAAGGACAAGGACGCCGCGAAGGCCGACGCCTTCGTCGGGCAGGTCTACAAGAACGTGCCGGTGCTCGATACCGGCGCCCGCGGCTCGACGGTGACCTTCGCGCAGCGCGGCCTCGGCGACGTCCTGCCGACCTGGGAGAACGAGGCCTACCTCGTGCTCCAGGAGTTCGGCGCCGACAAGTTCGACATCGTCTCGCCGCCGACCTCGATCTACGCCGAGCCGCCGGTGGCCCTGGTGGCGGTCAACGCCGAGCGGAAGGGCACCACCAAGGCGGCCCAGGCCTATCTCGACTTCCTCTACAGCGACCGCGCCCAGGCGATCTTCGCCAAGCACCATTACCGGCCGATCCGCCGGGAGGCGGCCGCCCCGGCGGACCTCGCCCAGCTGCCCGACATCAAGCTGTTCAAGATCGAGGATCTCCAGGGATCCTGGGACGAGATCCAGAAGCGGAACTTCGACGCCGGCGGTCTGTTCGATCGTCTGAGCCGGGCCGGCCGCTGAGGCTCCAGACCATGGTCCAGACGCCCCGTCCCCGTCGGACATTCCGACGGCCGAGCGTGATCCCGGGCTTCGGGATCAGCTTCGGCTACACGCTGACCTGCCTCGGCCTGATCGTCCTGCTGCCGCTGGCCGGGCTGGTGGTGAAGGCCTCGGGGCTCGGCCTGTCGGGCATCTGGGAGGTCGCCACCGATCCGCGGGTGGCCAGCGCCCTGCGGATCAGCTTCGGCGTCTCGGCCATCGCGGCGCTGGTCGCCTCGGCCTTCGGCTTCCTGGTGGCCTGGGTCCTGACCCGCTACCGCTTCCCGGGCCGCAAGCTGGTCGACGCCGCCGTCGACCTGCCCTTCGCCCTGCCGACCGCGGTCGCCGGCATCGCGCTCGCCTCGCTCTACGCGCCGGACGGGCTGCTCGGCGCGCCGCTGGCGCGCCTCGGCATCCAGGCGGCCTACACGCCGGTCGGCATTTTCATCGCCATGGTCTTCATCGGCCTGCCCTTCGCGGTGCGGACCGTGCAGCCGCTGATCGCCGAGATCGACAAGGAGATCGAGGAGGCCTCGGCCACCCTCGGGGCGACGCGCCTCGTCACCCTCACCCGGGTGGTGCTGCCGCCGCTGATCCCGGCGGTGCTCACCGGCTTCGCGCTCGCCTTCGCCCGGGGCGTCGGCGAGTACGGCTCCATCATCTTCATCGCCGGCAACCTGCCCTACGTGTCGGAGATCGCGCCGCTCCTGATCGTCATCAAGCTCTCCGAGTTCGACTACGGCGGGGCGGCGGCCATCGCGACCATCATGCTCGGGATCTCGTTCCTGACGCTGCTCGCCATCAACCTCATCCAGGCCTGGTCACGGCGGCGGTTCGGCTATGTCTGAGATCTTCTCCCCCGCCTTCGTGCCGGCTGCCAAGCCGGCCCCGGTCGCGTCGGAGGGGGCCGGCGTCCGCGCGGTCCTGATCGGCATCGCCGTGGCGTTCCTGGCGCTGTTCCTGGTGCTGCCGCTGTTCGCGGTCTTCCTCCAGGCCTTCTCGAAGGGGATCGACGCCTTCCTGGACGCCTTCCGGGAGCCCGATGCCTGGAGCGCGATCCGCCTGACGCTGACCGTGGCGGCGATCGCGGTGCCGTTCAACGTCGTGTTCGGGCTGGCCGCCTCCTGGGCCATCGCCAAGTTCGAGTTTCCCGGCAAGTCGCTGCTGATCACCCTGATCGACCTTCCGTTCTCGGTCTCGCCGGTGGTCTCGGGGATGATCTACGTGCTGCTGTTCGGGTCCCAGGGCCTGTTCGGATCCTGGCTCATCGATCACGGCATCCAGATCCTGTTCGCCCTGCCGGGGATCGTGCTGGCGACGGTGTTCGTCACCTTCCCGTTCGTCGCCCGCGAGCTGATCCCGCTGATGCAGGAGCAGGGCACCGCCGAGGAGGAGGCGGCGCTGACGCTGGGCGCCTCGGGCCTGCACGCGTTCCGGACGGTGACGCTGCCCAATATCCGCTGGGGCCTGCTCTACAGCGTGCTCCTCTGCAATGCCCGGGCGATGGGCGAGTTCGGAGCGGTGTCGGTGGTGTCGGGCCACATCCGCGGCCTGACCAACACTATCCCACTCCACGTGGAGATCCTCTACAATGAGTACAACTTCGTCGCCGCATTCGCCGTCGCTTCGCTCCTCGCCGTCCTTGCCCTCATCACCCTCGTCCTCAAATCCGTCCTCGAGTGGCGCTTCGCAGGCGAGCTCGCGCACGGCCGGGCGCACTGATCGCCCCTCCACGGCGATCCGGGTCGAGGACGTCTCGAAGACGTTCGACACGGCGGCGGTGCTGCACGACCTGTCGCTGGACGTGCGGGCGGGCGAGCTGATCGGGCTGCTCGGCCCCTCGGGGTCGGGCAAGACGACGCTGCTGCGGATCATCGCCGGGCTCGACGCGCCGGACCGGGGCCGGATCCTGTTCGGGGACGACGACGCCACCGGCCTCGCCGTGCAGGAGCGGGCGGTGGGCTTCGTGTTCCAGCACTACGCCCTGTTCAAGCACATGAGCGTGGCCGACAACATCGCC from Methylobacterium radiotolerans JCM 2831 includes the following:
- a CDS encoding glutathione S-transferase N-terminal domain-containing protein, producing the protein MVETRYRLISATPSPYARKVRIALAEKGLPFELVTEVPWDSATTVPRHNPLEKLPVLLLPAGGSVYESSYILQWLELKHPDPPLLPPDPDGVLAARRYEVLCDGICDAVVLTFFERQRDEAGRSAPWLARQRRKIEGGLAEIARLLGDRDWTVGDRFTLGDIAAGTVTGYLSVRFPELDWRARHPNLARLSDRLEARPSFADSVPYAQTITDRVV
- a CDS encoding LysR family transcriptional regulator is translated as MDRSDVTLERMRSFVRVAERGSLSAVAREFGVGQSTITRHLRELEDALGVALISRTTRRLALTAEGLAYYENSLRILHLVEQAGAEARDRRHAPAGTVRLSCTAALGVLHVGAIVFAFQDRYPDISVDLSLTDERVDLVREGMDLAIRLGPLADSALRLRAVGRSERRLVAAPAYLAARGRPLTPEDLVGHEGIRMTNVAGSGTLVLEGPEAGRRAVPFGGRLRVDHGLAARAAVLAGRGIAPAHRWLVADCLADGRLEAVLPDYALPSVPLSLLIVPERAAIARVRLLADFLAAELRAVPGIVPEPAARAASAQR
- a CDS encoding SRPBCC family protein, with amino-acid sequence MPFAFCRSLPLAALALAAATVPGYALEVTRSADIAAPPAKVWQTIGEFCGIGDWHPAIEKCVLSDKDGMKVRTLSLKGGGTIKEEQVSRDDKVMSYTYTILESPLPVSDYKSTLSVAPAGSGSKVTWTGTFNAKGAPDTVATDAIQGIYDSGLKALADKAK
- the fdxH gene encoding formate dehydrogenase subunit beta; amino-acid sequence: MADYSSLDIRQRSASTETPPEIRRQVEVAKLIDVSKCIGCKACQSACEEWNDLRDDIGVNTGTYQNPHDLTPKSWTLMRFTEYENPETNNLEWLIRKDGCMHCTEPGCLKACPSPGAIVQYSNGIVDFIEENCIGCGYCVKGCPFNIPRISQTDHKAYKCTLCSDRVAVGQAPACAKACPTGSIMFGTKQAMIDQAHDRVEDLKSRGFDKAGLYDPAGVGGTHVMYVLHHADQPSLYAGLPNDPKISPLVAFWKGGAKVFGLAAMGFAAVAGFFHYVTAGPNEVVPEEEEEAVEYDEAKRRENGGGEIRPH
- a CDS encoding NAD(P)H-dependent oxidoreductase → MNTLIVFAHPEPRSLCGALRDETVAALAAQGHAVAVSDLYAMNWTAAVDRADFPDLAPEARLRVPAASGQAAAAGRLTEDVVAEQAKLLWADQLILLFPLWWFGLPAILKGWIDRVYAHGFAYGVGEHSDRRWGDRYGEGRLAGRRAMLIVTAGGWEEHYSARGINGPIDDLLFPIQHGILHYPGYTVLPPFVVYRADGLDAAAFAAVAERLRDRLSALATTPPIPFRRQNGGDYLIPGMQLRPGLEAPGARGFALHRDGT
- the fdhE gene encoding formate dehydrogenase accessory protein FdhE, coding for MANFFKRKPAVPAADKTPTPAEAPKPRRRDFSELKPDPDKIGISGSVPFVRLPDPTGLFADRAARLVEAAPGHPLEAYLRFVAEIARAQSVIQARFPAPAVPDAADQALRSEHGMPPLSRHSLEADPDLDASLLALLAELDLSTAPEASAAARDALRAASREDRLDLAVQVFEGALPVDRIAECVFVSAALQVRLAGQAARLDTKTLKPVADGVCPCCGGAPVASVIVSWTPADKARYLSCSLCGTYWNHVRIRCTACGDGEGVSYYGLDEVSKDVQVETCTTCHSYIKHLHQHRAPALDPVADDIASYGLDLKIAEDGFRRAGLNLLFVI
- a CDS encoding formate dehydrogenase subunit gamma, whose translation is MTIHSDIRDGDPRPLHHAKSAAPEVMYVPRYTGVQRVNHWITAILFTLLTLSGLAMFTPYLFSLTGLFGGGQATRAIHPWFGVALAVSFFFLFVRFWKLNIPNKDDVEWTKHIGDVVTNRDDRLPELGKYNAGQKGVFWGQTALIGVMFVTGLVIWNTYFGGLTSIETQRWALLAHSLAAVIAIAIIVVHIYAGIWVRGTGRAMVRGTVTGGWAYRHHRKWFRQIAGGKARHGSVDKRGS